The Thalassospira sp. ER-Se-21-Dark genome includes a region encoding these proteins:
- the rplS gene encoding 50S ribosomal protein L19, producing the protein MTNIIQQLEKEQLDKIVAQREVPEFDAGDTVRVHLKVVEGTRERIQQFEGVCIARKNRGLNSSFTVRKIASGEGVERIFQSYSPAIDKIEVVRRGDVRRAKLYYLRGRTGKSARIAEQTTGHKGKLTAEERKKK; encoded by the coding sequence ATGACCAACATCATCCAGCAGCTCGAGAAAGAGCAGCTCGACAAAATCGTTGCGCAGCGCGAAGTTCCGGAATTCGATGCAGGTGATACCGTCCGTGTACACCTGAAAGTCGTTGAAGGTACCCGTGAGCGTATCCAGCAGTTCGAAGGCGTATGCATTGCGCGTAAGAACCGCGGCCTGAACTCTTCCTTCACCGTGCGTAAAATCGCATCGGGCGAAGGCGTTGAGCGTATCTTCCAGTCGTACTCCCCGGCCATCGACAAAATCGAAGTCGTTCGCCGCGGTGACGTACGTCGCGCGAAACTCTACTACCTTCGTGGTCGTACCGGTAAATCTGCACGTATCGCCGAGCAGACCACCGGCCACAAAGGCAAACTGACCGCCGAAGAACGCAAGAAGAAGTAA
- the leuB gene encoding 3-isopropylmalate dehydrogenase: protein MSTTKKVLMLPGDGIGPEVMRQVQRVMDWMAKKRSVNFEITEGLIGGASIDAHKNPLTDETLADAMAADAVLLGAVGGPKWDDMPFDIKPERGLLKIRKEMGLFANLRPALVFDALVGASTLKEDVVKGLDIMILRELTGGIYFGQPRGIEERDGVRHGFNTLVYSEPEVERIARVAFDMAMKRNKRLCSVDKANVLESTVLWREVVERVAKDFPEVELSHMYVDNAAMQLVRNPKQFDVMVTTNMFGDILSDCAAMLTGSLGMLPSASLGAADSNGARKALYEPVHGSAPDIAGQDIANPLATILSFAMMLRYSFDMGDDATLIEDAVQNVLKGGLRTGDIMQPGMAKVSTTVMGESLISELDKLV, encoded by the coding sequence ATGAGCACCACCAAAAAAGTACTGATGCTGCCAGGCGACGGAATTGGCCCGGAAGTCATGCGTCAGGTTCAGCGCGTCATGGACTGGATGGCAAAAAAGCGCAGCGTGAATTTCGAAATCACCGAAGGTCTGATCGGCGGCGCATCCATTGATGCCCATAAAAACCCGCTGACCGACGAAACGCTTGCGGATGCAATGGCAGCCGACGCTGTTTTGCTGGGTGCTGTTGGTGGTCCGAAATGGGACGACATGCCGTTCGACATCAAACCGGAACGTGGCTTGCTCAAGATCCGTAAAGAAATGGGCCTGTTCGCCAACCTGCGTCCGGCACTGGTGTTTGACGCCCTTGTTGGTGCATCGACGCTTAAAGAAGACGTCGTTAAGGGTCTTGATATCATGATCCTGCGTGAACTGACCGGTGGCATCTATTTCGGTCAGCCGCGCGGCATCGAAGAACGCGACGGTGTCCGTCACGGCTTCAACACGCTGGTCTATTCCGAGCCGGAAGTCGAACGCATCGCGCGCGTTGCCTTTGACATGGCAATGAAACGTAACAAGCGCCTGTGCTCTGTCGATAAGGCGAACGTTCTGGAATCCACCGTTCTGTGGCGCGAAGTTGTCGAACGTGTTGCCAAGGACTTCCCGGAAGTCGAACTGAGCCACATGTATGTCGATAACGCCGCCATGCAGCTGGTGCGTAATCCGAAACAGTTTGACGTGATGGTCACCACCAACATGTTTGGCGACATTCTTTCCGATTGTGCCGCCATGCTGACCGGGTCTCTCGGCATGCTGCCGTCTGCATCCCTTGGTGCGGCAGATTCAAACGGTGCGCGCAAGGCGCTTTACGAGCCGGTACACGGCTCCGCCCCAGACATCGCCGGTCAGGACATCGCCAACCCGCTGGCAACCATCCTGTCCTTCGCCATGATGCTGCGTTATTCGTTTGACATGGGCGACGATGCCACCCTGATCGAAGACGCAGTACAAAACGTCCTTAAGGGCGGCCTGCGTACCGGCGACATTATGCAGCCGGGCATGGCCAAGGTCTCGACCACGGTTATGGGTGAGTCGCTGATCAGCGAACTCGACAAGCTCGTCTGA
- the leuC gene encoding 3-isopropylmalate dehydratase large subunit yields the protein MGQPKTLFDKIWESHVVDTQDDGTCLLYIDRHLVHEVTSPQAFEGLRNSGRKVRHPELTLAVPDHNVPTSDRSEGIKEEDSRIQVETLDQNAKDTGIHYFPMNDLRQGIVHIVGPEEGFTLPGVTMVCGDSHTSTHGAFGALAFGIGTSEVEHVLATQTLVQKPAKNMLVKVEGDLHPGVTAKDITLAIIGRIGTAGGTGYVIEYAGSAIRSLSVEGRMTVCNMSIEGGARAGLIAPDEKTFEYIKGRPMAPKGAAFEQAVEYWKTLPSDEGAHYDKIVEIDAAEIVPQVTWGTSPEDVVPVTGTVPFPSDGKDAGKQKAIARSLEYMGLTAGTPIEEIKIDRVFIGSCTNGRIEDLRAVAEVAKGRKVAETVNAMIVPGSGLVKEQAEAEGLHEIFIEAGFDWREPGCSMCLAMNPDRLEPGERCASTSNRNFEGRQGRGGRTHLVSPAMAAAAAITGHLTDIRKLG from the coding sequence ATGGGTCAACCTAAAACCCTTTTTGACAAGATTTGGGAAAGCCATGTGGTCGACACGCAGGATGATGGTACCTGCCTGCTTTATATTGACCGTCATCTCGTCCACGAAGTGACCAGCCCGCAGGCCTTCGAAGGTCTGCGCAATTCAGGCCGCAAAGTGCGCCATCCGGAATTGACGCTCGCCGTGCCGGATCACAACGTTCCGACCTCTGACCGTTCCGAAGGCATCAAGGAAGAAGACAGCCGCATTCAGGTTGAAACCCTTGATCAGAACGCCAAGGATACCGGCATTCACTATTTCCCGATGAACGATCTCCGTCAGGGCATCGTGCACATTGTCGGCCCGGAAGAAGGCTTTACCCTTCCCGGTGTGACCATGGTTTGTGGTGACAGCCACACCTCGACCCACGGCGCATTTGGCGCGCTGGCATTCGGTATCGGTACGTCCGAAGTTGAACACGTTCTGGCCACCCAGACGCTGGTTCAGAAGCCGGCCAAAAACATGCTGGTCAAGGTCGAAGGCGATCTGCATCCGGGCGTGACCGCCAAGGACATCACCCTGGCGATCATCGGTCGTATCGGCACTGCTGGCGGTACCGGCTATGTCATCGAATATGCTGGCTCGGCCATCCGTTCGCTGTCGGTTGAAGGCCGCATGACGGTCTGCAACATGTCGATCGAAGGCGGCGCACGCGCTGGCCTGATCGCCCCGGACGAGAAAACCTTTGAATATATCAAGGGCCGCCCGATGGCCCCGAAAGGTGCCGCGTTCGAGCAGGCTGTTGAATACTGGAAGACCCTGCCGTCTGACGAAGGTGCACATTACGACAAGATTGTCGAAATCGATGCCGCCGAAATCGTCCCGCAGGTTACCTGGGGCACCAGCCCGGAAGACGTCGTTCCGGTTACCGGCACCGTTCCGTTCCCGTCTGACGGCAAGGATGCTGGCAAGCAAAAGGCCATTGCCCGTTCGCTGGAATATATGGGTCTGACCGCTGGCACCCCGATCGAGGAAATCAAGATCGACCGCGTCTTTATCGGTTCTTGCACCAATGGTCGTATCGAAGACCTGCGTGCTGTTGCCGAAGTCGCCAAGGGCCGCAAGGTTGCCGAAACCGTCAATGCCATGATCGTTCCGGGCTCCGGCCTTGTGAAAGAACAGGCAGAGGCAGAAGGTCTGCATGAAATCTTCATCGAAGCAGGCTTTGACTGGCGTGAGCCGGGCTGCTCGATGTGTCTGGCGATGAACCCGGACCGTCTGGAACCGGGCGAGCGTTGCGCTTCGACCTCGAACCGTAACTTCGAAGGCCGTCAGGGCCGTGGTGGTCGTACCCACCTCGTCAGCCCGGCCATGGCAGCTGCGGCTGCGATCACCGGTCATCTGACCGACATTCGCAAACTCGGTTAA
- the ffh gene encoding signal recognition particle protein, producing MFEGLSDRLGGVLDKLRKRGALKESDVKEAMREVRVALLEADVALPVVKTFISNATERAVGADVLRSVTPGQMVVKIVHDELKNMLGEGEEINLASTPPVPILMVGLQGSGKTTSSAKIALNLTKKRNKKVLLASLDIYRPAAQQQLKVLADDNGLGILPIVMGEKPVSIAKRAMDTGRKEGYDAVILDTAGRLHIDMELMSEVAQIRDAVNPVETLLVTDAMTGQDSVNVAKEFADKVGITGIVLTRVDGDARGGAALSMRQITGCPIKMIGIGEKIDEMEAFHPDRIANRILGMGDVVSLVEKAAENIKAEDAEKMAKKLRKGQFDLNDLLAQLKQLQKMGDLSGIMGMLPGMGALKKQMSQTKLDPKLLTHQEAIILSMTPKERENPALIKASRKKRIAAGCGLSVQDVNKLLKQYQTMSTMIKKMGKMGKKGLFGGMPKMDPAMLEGGDMPDLNNLPKGFTGGGGGLPPGLPGLGGGGGLPPGFPGFGKKK from the coding sequence TCGCCCTGCTTGAGGCGGACGTGGCACTTCCGGTCGTTAAAACCTTTATCTCCAACGCCACCGAACGTGCAGTTGGTGCCGATGTTCTGCGCTCGGTCACCCCGGGCCAGATGGTCGTCAAGATCGTCCATGACGAACTGAAAAACATGCTGGGCGAAGGCGAGGAAATCAATCTCGCTTCCACCCCGCCGGTTCCGATCCTGATGGTCGGTCTGCAGGGTTCGGGTAAAACCACCAGTTCCGCCAAGATCGCGCTGAACCTGACCAAAAAGCGCAACAAGAAAGTCCTTCTGGCATCGCTTGATATCTATCGTCCGGCCGCCCAGCAGCAGCTGAAAGTGCTGGCCGACGATAACGGTCTTGGCATTCTGCCGATCGTCATGGGCGAAAAACCGGTTTCGATTGCCAAACGCGCGATGGATACCGGCCGCAAGGAAGGCTATGACGCGGTCATCCTTGATACCGCCGGTCGTCTGCATATCGACATGGAACTGATGAGCGAAGTCGCCCAGATCCGTGATGCGGTCAACCCGGTCGAGACTCTTCTGGTCACCGATGCGATGACCGGTCAGGACTCGGTAAACGTTGCCAAGGAATTTGCCGACAAGGTCGGCATCACCGGTATCGTTCTGACCCGTGTGGATGGTGATGCCCGTGGTGGTGCCGCCCTTTCGATGCGTCAGATCACCGGCTGCCCGATCAAGATGATCGGTATCGGCGAAAAAATCGACGAGATGGAAGCCTTCCATCCTGATCGTATCGCCAACCGTATTCTTGGCATGGGCGATGTCGTCAGCCTGGTTGAAAAGGCTGCCGAAAACATCAAGGCCGAAGACGCCGAGAAAATGGCCAAGAAGCTGCGCAAGGGTCAGTTTGACCTGAACGACCTTCTGGCACAGCTCAAACAGCTTCAGAAAATGGGTGATCTTTCCGGCATCATGGGGATGCTGCCGGGCATGGGCGCGCTGAAAAAACAGATGTCGCAGACCAAGCTTGATCCCAAACTTCTGACCCACCAGGAAGCGATCATCCTGTCGATGACGCCGAAAGAACGTGAAAACCCGGCCCTGATCAAGGCATCGCGCAAAAAGCGTATTGCCGCTGGCTGTGGTCTGAGCGTTCAGGACGTGAACAAGCTTCTGAAGCAGTACCAGACCATGTCCACCATGATCAAAAAGATGGGCAAGATGGGCAAAAAGGGTCTGTTTGGTGGCATGCCGAAAATGGACCCGGCAATGCTTGAGGGCGGCGATATGCCCGACCTCAACAACTTGCCAAAAGGATTTACCGGTGGCGGGGGCGGTTTGCCGCCCGGGTTGCCGGGATTGGGAGGCGGCGGTGGCTTGCCTCCGGGATTCCCGGGGTTCGGCAAAAAGAAATAG
- the sigJ gene encoding RNA polymerase sigma factor SigJ, which produces MHDRRKLPDGGVKTPYNRRHTAIRDFPVSLHAFGGTSVADRIFEQHRARLTALAYRMLGSHADAEDAVQDVWLRWRNQDLETINDATGWLVRVCSNICLDVLKSARRQRENYVGHWLPEPWLQPEQPRAETQLIEQDGLGQAYMLMLERLAPVERVALVLHEVFDWMHDDIAPLIERTPNNTRQILFRARRKMQRDSDRDATPEPNATACDRDRLDAFVTAIGTSDVGRLLDLLAPDVILHSDGGGKALATANPLFGADHVSRFFLGVWGKRSPGERIFGVTIKDQCWILMAEDGVVATALCATERDGKIVDLFVHRNPDKLALFSGILADAVEITH; this is translated from the coding sequence TTGCATGATCGTCGCAAGCTTCCTGACGGAGGCGTAAAAACCCCTTACAATCGGAGACACACAGCGATACGGGATTTCCCCGTATCGCTTCACGCGTTTGGTGGGACATCTGTGGCAGATCGGATTTTTGAACAACACAGGGCACGGTTGACCGCGTTGGCTTATCGTATGCTGGGCAGTCACGCCGATGCCGAGGATGCGGTTCAGGATGTCTGGTTGCGGTGGCGCAATCAGGATCTTGAGACGATCAATGACGCCACCGGCTGGCTTGTCCGGGTGTGCAGCAATATCTGCCTCGATGTTTTGAAATCCGCCCGGCGACAGCGCGAAAACTATGTCGGTCACTGGCTGCCTGAGCCGTGGTTGCAGCCCGAACAACCCAGAGCCGAAACGCAACTGATCGAACAGGACGGCCTCGGGCAGGCTTATATGTTGATGCTTGAACGTCTTGCTCCGGTGGAGCGTGTGGCGCTTGTGCTGCATGAAGTTTTTGACTGGATGCATGACGATATAGCCCCGCTGATCGAACGCACGCCGAACAATACCCGTCAGATCCTGTTCCGCGCCCGCCGCAAGATGCAGCGCGACAGTGATCGCGATGCGACGCCCGAACCAAATGCAACGGCGTGTGACCGGGATCGGCTGGATGCGTTTGTCACGGCCATCGGGACGAGTGACGTTGGCCGGTTGCTAGATCTGCTGGCACCTGACGTGATTTTGCATTCCGATGGTGGCGGCAAGGCACTGGCGACGGCAAATCCGCTGTTTGGCGCCGATCATGTGTCGCGGTTCTTTCTTGGTGTCTGGGGCAAGCGCAGTCCGGGTGAGCGTATCTTTGGTGTCACGATCAAGGATCAATGCTGGATCCTTATGGCCGAGGACGGTGTTGTGGCCACCGCACTCTGCGCGACCGAACGCGACGGGAAGATTGTCGATCTGTTTGTTCATCGAAACCCGGACAAGCTGGCGCTGTTTTCCGGCATTCTTGCCGACGCCGTCGAGATCACCCATTAA
- the rimM gene encoding ribosome maturation factor RimM (Essential for efficient processing of 16S rRNA) yields the protein MADTRKSKNDEAYVCVGMITAPHGVRGAVRVKSYTVDPDNLVGYGPLFDAKGRVKYKLSPVGHVRDQLIAKIEGVDDRDAAERLRGTKLHVPRAALPDTVEEDEFYLADLVGLKAFHIDGSVFGTVRGVADFGAGDVIEVALEEAKNKVVVLPFTKEVVPEVILSERKMVVNPPEGLLQDEDGPGNRNRRPNKPRKDSQADRDSDAVTADAVGAETATGSGKEA from the coding sequence ATGGCTGATACCCGCAAATCCAAAAACGACGAAGCTTATGTCTGCGTCGGCATGATCACCGCCCCGCACGGGGTGCGTGGTGCCGTGCGCGTCAAAAGCTATACCGTCGATCCGGATAACCTTGTCGGTTACGGCCCGTTGTTCGACGCCAAGGGACGCGTGAAATACAAGCTGTCTCCTGTCGGACATGTCCGCGACCAGTTGATCGCCAAGATCGAAGGTGTGGACGACCGGGACGCTGCCGAACGGCTGCGGGGCACCAAGCTGCATGTACCGCGTGCTGCACTGCCTGACACGGTTGAAGAAGATGAATTCTACCTTGCTGACCTTGTCGGTCTGAAAGCGTTCCACATTGATGGTTCGGTTTTTGGCACAGTACGGGGTGTGGCTGATTTTGGCGCTGGCGACGTAATCGAAGTCGCGCTTGAAGAAGCCAAGAACAAGGTCGTTGTTCTTCCCTTCACCAAGGAAGTCGTGCCCGAGGTCATTCTTTCGGAACGCAAGATGGTGGTAAATCCGCCCGAGGGGCTACTGCAGGATGAGGACGGACCCGGTAATCGTAACCGTCGTCCGAACAAACCCCGCAAGGACTCTCAGGCCGACCGCGATTCTGATGCCGTTACTGCCGATGCAGTAGGCGCGGAAACCGCGACCGGCAGCGGGAAGGAGGCCTGA
- the leuD gene encoding 3-isopropylmalate dehydratase small subunit → MEKFTKLTGVAAPLPMINVDTDMIIPKQFLKTIKRSGLGKNLFDEMRYDDNGNEIPDFVLNKPAYRNAKILVSGDNFGCGSSREHAPWSLLDFGIRCVIAPSFADIFYNNCFKNGILPIRLPQEDVDKLMADAERGANATVTVDLENQEITGPDGGCIKFEVEEFRKHCLLNGLDDIGLTLQKADAINDFEAKRAASQPWLSL, encoded by the coding sequence ATGGAAAAATTCACCAAGCTCACCGGTGTTGCAGCACCGCTGCCGATGATCAATGTCGATACCGACATGATCATTCCCAAACAGTTCCTCAAAACCATCAAACGTTCGGGCCTTGGCAAGAACCTGTTTGATGAAATGCGTTACGACGATAACGGCAACGAAATTCCGGATTTCGTTCTGAACAAACCGGCCTATCGCAATGCCAAGATCCTTGTATCGGGTGACAATTTCGGCTGTGGTTCCTCGCGTGAACACGCGCCCTGGTCGCTGCTTGATTTCGGCATTCGCTGCGTGATCGCACCAAGCTTTGCCGACATTTTCTATAACAACTGCTTTAAGAACGGCATCCTTCCGATCCGTCTGCCGCAGGAAGATGTCGACAAGCTGATGGCCGATGCAGAACGCGGTGCCAATGCTACCGTCACCGTTGATCTTGAAAATCAGGAAATCACCGGTCCGGACGGCGGCTGCATCAAGTTTGAAGTCGAAGAATTCCGCAAGCATTGCCTGCTGAATGGCCTCGACGACATTGGCCTGACCCTGCAGAAGGCCGATGCCATCAACGATTTCGAAGCCAAGCGCGCTGCATCGCAGCCCTGGCTGTCGCTGTAA
- a CDS encoding carboxymuconolactone decarboxylase family protein yields MTRFAFHEVSPKLFQAQFDLATKLGENPLIAPVLRDLIECRVSQINGCAYCVRMHSDSFAKHGGDPVKLAMLPVWQGAEGFNEAERAALAWAECLTRAECQVTISKCHRVLLDHFEEAEISELTCIIATMNAWNRLGIAQHEFA; encoded by the coding sequence ATGACCCGCTTTGCCTTTCATGAAGTCAGTCCGAAACTGTTCCAGGCCCAGTTTGACCTTGCCACCAAGCTTGGCGAAAACCCGCTGATTGCGCCGGTCCTGCGTGACCTTATTGAATGTCGGGTGTCGCAGATCAATGGCTGTGCCTATTGTGTTCGGATGCATTCCGACAGCTTTGCCAAACATGGCGGGGATCCGGTCAAGCTTGCGATGTTGCCGGTTTGGCAGGGTGCCGAAGGGTTCAACGAGGCAGAGCGTGCGGCACTGGCATGGGCCGAATGCCTGACCCGGGCAGAATGCCAAGTCACGATTTCGAAATGCCATCGCGTGCTTCTTGATCATTTCGAGGAAGCCGAGATTTCGGAGCTGACCTGCATCATTGCCACGATGAATGCGTGGAACCGGTTGGGCATCGCGCAGCATGAATTTGCATGA
- the rpsP gene encoding 30S ribosomal protein S16: protein MAVKIRLSRGGAKKRPYYRIVVADVRAPRDGSFIERVGTYDPMLPKDADNRVTFKEERIKYWLSVGAQPTDRVARFLGKAGLADAFKPTEQPQKSAPKAKAQERLREKAEKAEAAAAAAAEAAAEAAAPAEEEAAGE from the coding sequence ATGGCTGTCAAGATTCGTCTTTCCCGTGGCGGTGCCAAGAAGCGTCCGTACTACCGTATCGTAGTTGCTGACGTTCGTGCCCCGCGTGACGGCAGCTTCATCGAGCGCGTCGGTACCTACGACCCGATGCTCCCGAAGGATGCTGACAACCGCGTAACCTTCAAAGAAGAGCGCATCAAATACTGGCTGTCCGTTGGCGCACAGCCGACCGATCGTGTTGCACGTTTCCTGGGCAAAGCTGGCCTTGCTGACGCGTTCAAACCGACCGAACAGCCGCAGAAGTCTGCTCCGAAAGCGAAAGCTCAGGAACGTCTTCGTGAGAAAGCTGAGAAAGCCGAAGCTGCTGCTGCCGCTGCTGCGGAAGCCGCTGCCGAAGCAGCAGCACCTGCTGAAGAAGAAGCTGCAGGCGAGTAA
- the trmD gene encoding tRNA (guanosine(37)-N1)-methyltransferase TrmD: protein MSVWQAKVATLFPEMFPGVLGQSLAGKALENGIWSLDVKDIRDHATDRHRTVDDNPFGGGAGMVMRPDIVDAALRELRGSAPQLPLIYLSPRGKVLNQKRCRELAAGPGAILLCGRYEGIDQRVLDEHEAEEISIGDYILMGGELPAMVLIESCIRLIEGTVNKTESVDEESFETGLLEYPHYTRPANWNGREVPEILLSGHHAKVQAWRHAQAEEITRARRPDLWDRYVANGNIKEG from the coding sequence ATGTCTGTGTGGCAGGCAAAAGTTGCAACCCTGTTCCCGGAAATGTTTCCGGGTGTGCTTGGTCAGTCTTTGGCTGGCAAGGCGCTTGAAAACGGGATTTGGTCGCTTGATGTCAAAGACATCCGCGATCATGCAACCGACCGCCACCGCACTGTAGACGACAATCCCTTCGGGGGCGGGGCCGGCATGGTCATGCGCCCGGATATTGTCGACGCCGCCCTGCGTGAATTGCGTGGCTCTGCACCGCAGTTGCCGCTGATTTATCTCAGCCCGCGGGGAAAAGTGCTGAACCAGAAACGCTGCCGCGAATTGGCAGCAGGCCCGGGTGCCATCCTGCTTTGCGGTCGTTACGAAGGTATCGACCAACGGGTTCTGGATGAACACGAGGCCGAGGAAATCAGCATCGGTGATTACATCCTCATGGGCGGCGAACTGCCGGCCATGGTCCTGATTGAATCGTGCATTCGCCTCATCGAGGGAACGGTCAACAAGACCGAGTCTGTCGACGAGGAAAGCTTTGAAACCGGGTTGCTTGAATATCCGCATTACACGCGCCCGGCCAACTGGAACGGGCGTGAAGTGCCGGAGATCTTGCTTTCCGGACATCATGCCAAGGTACAAGCCTGGCGGCATGCTCAGGCAGAAGAAATTACCCGCGCGCGACGCCCGGACCTTTGGGACCGGTACGTGGCAAACGGGAACATCAAAGAGGGTTAA